Part of the Cohnella candidum genome, GTCGAGAAGATCGATCTCACCATCGACGGCGCCGATGAAATCGATCCCCGCTTCAATCTGATTAAAGGCGGGGGCGGTGCGCTGTTTCGCGAGAAAATGGCGGCCGTGAATTCGGACAAGGTCGTCATCGTTGCCGACGATTCGAAAAGGGTGGCGGAGCTGGGAAAGTTCCGGGTGCCGATCGAAGTGGTGCCGTTCGGCTGGGAAGCGACCGCCAGAAGGATCCGCGAGATAGGCGGGCAAACCTCGCTGCGGATGGCGGAGGAGAAGCCGTTTCGGACCGACAACGGAAATTGGATTTTGGACGGGGATTTCGGCGCGATCCGGGAACCGGCCGAGCTTCATCGGCAGCTCAAGTTGACGACGGGGGTCGTGGAAACCGGCTTGTTTCCCGAAGCCGCGGACATCGTCGTATGGGCCACGGATACGGATGTTGAGGTTCTTGCGCGGAGCCGTACCGAATAACCGCCAGCATCGTCAAAGAGCTTGCTCCTCTCCGGAGCAGGCTTCTTTGGCGTTTTTGGGGTAAAGAAGAGGAAAAGCGAGTCGTTCGTTTCCTCTCGCATGCAAAGGAAGGTATGCCATGATTCTCAAGCTCGTTTCGGTAGCCGTCTTGATCCTGCTGACCGCCGTCTTCGTCGCCACCGAATTCGCGATCGTGAGAATCCGTCCCAGCCGCGTGGACCAGATGGTGCTCGAACGGAAGAAAAACGCTTTGGCCGTGCAAAGGCTGATCGGGAACCTCGACGGGTATTTGTCGGCCTGCCAGCTCGGTATCACGATCACCGCGCTCGGCTTGGGGTGGCTCGGTGAGCCGACCGTGCAAAGTCTTCTGAATCCGCTGTTCGGCCGGCTCGGCTTCGGCGAGACCGCAGGACATGCGCTGTCGCTCGGCATTGCCTTCGCGGCCATCACCTATTTCCACGTCGTACTTGGAGAACTGGCGCCCAAGACGCTGGCCATTCAAAAGGCGGAACAGATCGCGGTGCTCATTGCGCCGATCATGATTTACTTCCATCGGATCATGTATCCGTTTATCTGGCTGCTGAACGGTTCGGCCAACGGCATGGTGAAGCTGTTCGGCATGAAAACGGCGTCCGAGCACGAAGAAGCGCACTCCGAAGAGGAAATCCGGATTATTTTGTCGGAGAGCTATGAGAAAGGCAAGATTAATCCGACCGAGTTCGGGTACGTGGACCGGATTTTCAATTTCGACGAGCTGCTGGCCCGGGAGATCATGGTGCCCCGCACGGATATCGTCGTTCTGTATGAGCATGAATCCCTGGAGGAGCATTTGTCCGTCGTCCGCGAAGAACCGTTCACGCGTTTTCTCGTCGCTCGAGAAAGCAAAGACGATATCGTCGGCTTCATCAATACGAAGCAGTTCTTTCTGCGGTACGTGGCGGATCCTGCGTTCGATTTCCGTTCGATCATCCAGCCGGTGCTCACCGTTCCTTCGGCCACGCCGGTGAAGAAGCTGCTGCCTCGCATGCAGCAGGAGCGGATTCATATCGCCTTGCTGCTGGATGAATACGGCGGTACGGCAGGTTTGGTCACCATCGAGGACATATTGGAGCAGATCGTAGGGGAAATCCGCGACGAATTCGACGCGGACGAGAAGCGGCCGATCGAACCGCTGGGGGGCAACCGATATTTGGTGGAGGGGGTCACGCCCGTGGAAGAAGTAAACCGGTTGCTCGGAGCCCGTCTGAAGCACGATTCCGTCGATTCCATCGGGGGCTGGCTGTACGCCTTGCAGCCGGAGCTTGAAAAAGGGATGGCCTGGAACCACGAGGAATTGACCTTTATCGTAAGGGAAAGGGAGAACCATCGCATCCGCAAGATCGAGATCGTGAACCGGGCGGCGCCGGCTCCTGACTTAAGATTGGTGGAACAAGACCCGCCCCGGACCCATTAAGGCCGGAGCAGCGTCGATTTCCATTCTTCGTAGCGCGCGAAAGCATCGCCCGAATCGAGAACGGCTTTCGCGGTATACAAGCCTTGCTCCACTGATTCCGCTTTGTCGGCCAAGGTTAATCGAACCGCCGCATTAAGCACCGTCTGATGAAGGTAAGCCGCTTCGCTTTGCCCGCGCAGCACCTCTTCCGCGACGCGGAGCTGGTCGGCGGCCGTCCATTCCGATTCTGGAACGGGAGTTTCCAAGCCGTAGGCGTCGGGATCGATGACGCGCAAATGAGCTTCGCCGTTTTCCACGAGATAGGTTCTCGTCGGGCGGTCGATGTGGAGGTCTTCGGAGCCTTCCGCTCCTTGGATGATGAGCGCTTTCTTATATTCCAGGCTCGTCAGCAGGCGGCCGAGCCGGTCGAATACGGTGTTATGGTAAACGCCGAAAGCCAAATAGGGCGAATGGGCATAATCGATGAGTTTTTCCGCCGTATTCAGGACGGTCCGCATGCCGAGCTCTTCGCGGATCGGGCGAAGGCGCTTCAGCGGCGGGCACCAATCCTCAGCCTGTACATACAGCAATCCGGTGCGTTCCGCCGCTCGGAGCGAGTCCTCCTTGGACAGGCGGTCGGCCGAAATGCCCGCGGCCGCGAATACGTCCTGTAAGGTGATTCCCCATTTGGGCGGCAGGGAGGCGGAACCGTGGAGCGTGACCGGCAGCCCGGCGGCGGCGAGGACGAACGAAACCGGGATCGTCGCCATGAACGACTTTCGGCGGCCGTCGTAGGGGCCGGCGCAATCCAGCCCCCGCTGGACGGGCGGGCGGTACGTGTGTTTCCGGCAAACCGCGACGAAAGCTTCGAGTTCCTCGACGCTTTCCATTTTGATGCGTTCGGCGATAAAGAAGGCGCCGATCTGGGCGGGCGTCGCTTCCAGGGAGAGGATTTTCTCCGCCGCCTCAAGCGATTCCCCGTACGTCAAATCGCGCGCTCCCCGCTTGCCTCGCGCCACTTCCTTCAGCAGATGGATCATTTGCGTTTCGTTCCTTTCGGTTTGGATTCTTGCAGGATTTCGTATACCTTCACGATGGAAGTGGCGACGTCCACCATTCTTTTTCGTTCGTTCATGGCCTGTTTGCGCAGCATGTCGTAAGCTTCCGCTTCGTTGATGCCTTTGATTTCGCATAGGATGGCTTTGGCTTGGTCAATCCATTTGCGTTCTTCGACGCGAGCCAGCAGCTGTTTGCGCTCCTCCAGCCATTGTTCACGTTGGAAGAAGGCGCGTGCGGCAAACTGCAGTGCCCAGTGGATTTCATGGCTTTCCATGTGCGGCGTCAGGATCCCGTCGATCACGACGTCATCCTCGCAGGCGTCCAGCGAAGCCGAAGCGGAAAAAGCGCTGCACCACCAAATAAGGGGCATTCTCTTCCATTGATGGAGGAACTCGGACCATGCTTTGATGCGCGATACCGGCAGGTGGAGCACGGCCGCGTCCGCCTCGGCGATCCCCCGGGCGGCTCGCTCTTCTCCGTCAGCCAAAGTCACTTGGAAGCCGATCGAGGTCAGGACGGAGCCCGGCTTCGATTCCTTCGTCTCCGTGGCCGCCGCTTCATGATGAATCACCAACAAAGAACGCATGAGGGCCGCTCCTTTCAATCTTGATGTTAAAATATATAACACAAAATTAAGGGATGTGTCGATGTATTCCTGAAAAACAACTATTTTATGTAACTTATATTGACATACAACAATCCGGCAAGGTATAGTACTCGTAACCACTTAAATCCCCCGGATACAACGGTGTATCCTGACGAGCGGCAACGAAGCCTGCTTTCGCAACGGAAAATGAGTTCATCTCATTCCGCGGCGCAAAGCAGGCTTTTCTGCTTTCTCGAAGCCAATACGAGTTACGGGAGAGATGATGACATGGACAACGCGAAAAAATTGGTGATGATCGGCAACGGCATGGCCGGCGTGAGGACGATCGAGCATCTGCTCAAGCTCGCTCCCGGCGCGTACGACATTACGATTATCGGGGCGGAACCTCATCCCAACTATAACCGGATCCTGCTTTCCTCCGTGCTGGCCGGCGGGGCGGACATGAAAGACATCGTCATCAACGATTGGAACTGGTACGAGGAAAACCGCATCCGGCTGCTCTCTGGCCACACGGCCATAAAAATCGATACAAAAAGCAACACCGTGACCACCTCGCGCGGAACGGTGGCGGAATACGACGCCCTGATCCTCGCGACCGGCTCCAATCCGTTCATGCTCCCGCTTCCGGGCGCGGATAAAGAAGGCGTCATCGCGTTCCGGGACATCCGGGACTGCGAAATCATGATGGAAACTTCCCGTAAGTACAAAAAAGCCGCCGTCATCGGCGGAGGTTTGCTCGGCCTGGAAGCCGCCAGGGGATTGCTGCACCTTGGCATGGACGTCTCGGTCGTGCACATTCATCCTTATTTGATGGAACGCCAGCTCGACCAAGCTGCATCCAAAATGCTGCAAAAGGAGCTGGAAGCCCAGGGCATGAAGTTCCTGCTGCAGAAAAATTCCGAATCGATCTACGGCAGGGGACGCGTGAAGGGCTTGCGCTTCACGGACGGCTCCGAGTTGGAAGCGGACCTCATCGTGATGGCCGTCGGCATCCGGCCGAACGTAGAGCTGGCCAAATCGTCCGGCATCGACGTGAACCGGGGAGTCGTCGTCAATGACTTCATGGAAACGAACGTCCCCGGCGTCTATGCGGTAGGGGAATGCGCGGAGCACAGGGGCATCGCGTACGGACTCGTCGCACCGCTGTACGAGCAGGGCGCCGTGCTGGCCAAACGGTTGGCGGGCGTCGAGACGGCGGGTTACGCGGGCTCCGTGACCTCGACCAAGTTGAAGGTGTCGGGTGTCGACGTATTCTCGGCGGGCCGGTACGACGAGCCGAGCGGCACGCGGGCCATGCGATACCAGGATGAAGTGGAAGGCGTCTACAAGAAAATCGTCCTGCAGGACGACAAACTCGTCGGGGCGGTGTTGTTCGGCGATACCGGCGACGGAGCCCAACTGTTCTCGCTCATTAAAAGCGGAGAATCGGTCAAAGGCAAAGAGAAGGAATTGCTGCTCGGGTTCGCGCCGGGCGGGTCTAGCGCCGCATCCCCGGAGAGCCGGCTTGAAGCGATGGCGGGCGACGAAATCGTCTGCGGCTGCAACGGCGTCTCCAAAGCGACGATCCAGGACGCTATTTTGAACAAGGATTGCACCTCGGTTTCCGCGATCAAAGCCTGCACCAAGGCTTCCGCTTCCTGCGGCGGCTGCAAACCGCTCGTGGAAGGATTGCTCAAGGTTTACGGAGGGGACGCCGCTGGCGCGCCCGTCAAAGAAGGCATTTGCGGCTGCACGACGCTGAGCCGGGACGAAATCGTGGCCGAAATCAAACGCATGGAGTTGAAGTCGGTCAAGGAAGTCATGCACGTGCTCGGATGGGATAACCCGGAAGGCTGCTCCAAATGCCGGCCGTCTCTCAACTACTACCTGGGCATGCTGTGGCCGATGGAATACAAGGACGAGAAAGAATCGCGGTTCACGAACGAGAGGTACCACGCGAACATCCAGAAGGACGGCACCTATTCCGTCGTACCGCGTATTTACGGCGGCGTCACTTCGCCGGCCGAGCTGAAGAAAATCGCGGAGGTCGCCGAGAAATTCGACGTGCCGATGGTCAAATTCACGGGCGGACAGCGACTCGACTTGCTGGGCGTGAAGAAAGAGGACCTTCCGAAAATGTGGGAAGAGCTCGACATGCCTTCGGGCCACGCCTACGGCAAGGCGCTGCGGACGGTCAAGACTTGCGTCGGGGAGACGTTCTGCCGGTTCGGTACCCAGGATTCGATCGGCATGGGGATCCGGCTGGAGAAGGAGTTCGAGCGGCTGAACACGCCGGCGAAAGTCAAGCTTGCCGTATCCGGCTGCCCCCGCAACTGCGCGGAAGCGACGATCAAAGACTTCGGCGTCGTCGCGATCGACGGAGGATGGGAGCTTCACGTGGGCGGGAACGGCGGCGTGCATGTCCGAGCGACGGACCTGCTGTGCGTCGTGAAGACGCAGGATGAAGTGGTGGAGTGGGCAAGCGCGTTCCTGCAACATTACCGCGAGAATGCGCAGTGGAACGAACGGACGTCGGTTTGGATCGAGCGGGTCGGTTTGGATTCGGTGAAAAAGGCGCTGGAAAACAAAGAAGACCGCGAGGCTCTCTACGCCCGTATCAAGACGGCGTTGAGCCAAACGGTCGACCCTTGGAAAGAGATCGTCAGCGAACGCGAGCTGCGCAAAAACTTCGAGTCCTTGCCGGAGCCGGCACAGGTTCAGATCTAGGAGGATGACGCATATGGGCAAACATTTGATCGGAAACATCTCCGAGATCGATCCGCTGGGCGCGCGCACCGTCCGTCACGGCGACAAGGAAATCGCTTTGTTCCGGTTGTCCGACGGCGAAGTGCTGGCCGTCGAGAACAAATGTCCGCACAAAGGCGGCAAGCTGTCTGAAGGGATGGTATGCGGGGGCAACGTCCACTGCCCCCTTCACGATTGGAAGATCGATCTCCGGAGCGGGCAAGTGCAAAAGCCGGACGACGGCTGCGTAGGGACGTTCGAGCTGGAAATCGACCGGTCGAACGGGTCCATTTATTTGAAGGCATAGCGAAAGGAGCAGCGGGAGAATGGACTACGTGAAACCGAACCAGGCGCTGGACGAAATCGTGGAAGCGGGCGCGGCCAAAGCCGATATGGGCAAGGGCCGGATGTTCGTCCGCGGCGTACTGGGCGGCGCGATTCTCGCCTGCGCGACGACGCTTGCGTTTACCGCGGCTGCGCAGACGAAAATTCCAATGGCCGGAGCGCTGATCTTTCCCGTCGGCTTCGTGATCATCATATTGCTTGGCTTGGAGCTCGTCACCGGAAGCTTCGCCCTGATTCCTCTGGCGGTGCTCCGGAAACGGACGACGCCCGGCAAAATGCTCGCCAATTTCGCCTGGGTCTCCATCGGGCATTTGGTCGGCTGCGCCGTCTATGGGGCGTTGTACGGCTTGACGATCACGAAGATGGGGACGGATATGAGCAATCCGCTCATTCAGACGATCATATCGGCCAGCGAGGCGAAAACGGTTGCCTACAAGCATTTGGGGTTCGACGGGATGCTTCTGGTGATCGTCAAGGCGATGCTATGCAACTGGATGGTGACGCTGGGCGCGGTCATCGCGTTCACGTCCAGCTCCACGATCGGCAAAATCGCAGCGATGTGGCTGCCAATCCTCATTTTCTTCGGCCAAGGTTTCGAGCATGCCGTCGTCAACATGTTCGTCATTCCTACGGGCATGATGCTTGGGGCGGACGTAAGCTTCGGAGATTGGTGGCTCTGGAACCAGATCCCCGTGCTGTTCGGCAACCTGATCGGCGGCGCCCTGTTCACGGGTCTTCTGTTGTATTTGTCCCACAAGGATCACAAAAAAGCCCCCGAGAAAGCGGGGGCCATGTTCCCGCCGGCATCCCCGGCGGAAGCTACTCAGTATAATACATGAACCCGATGGCGCCTGCGCCCGTGTGGGTCGTAATGACGGGAGTCGCGGGACGGATCGAGACGGGGACGTTCGTCAGGCGGGCGATCTCCTGCTGAAGGCGCTCCGCAAGCGGGAGGTTGTCGGCATGGGAAATGCCGATGCCCTTGACGGCTTTCTGGGCGATGTCCTGTTCGAAACGTTCCAATAACGTCCGAAGGATTTGGGAAGTCGTCCGCACCTTGGCGAGCGGCGTATAAACGCCTTTCTCCAGCAAGGCGATGGGCTTGATGCTCAGGATGCTGCTCAGCCAGCCGACCGCTTTGCCGACGCGTCCGCCTTTTACGAGGTTTTCGAGTGTTTCGACGACGACCAGCAGCGAGGTGCGGTCCTGGATTTGCTTCAGACGCTGGATGATGGTTTCGATCGTCAAGCCTTGCTCCGCCATCCGGGCGGCTTCGATCACCTGAAAGCCAAGCGCTTGCGAGATCATTTGGGAATCGACGACGAAGACGTTGCTGGCCGACATTTCCGCGGCGGCGCAGGCGGTCGCGTACGTGCCGCTCATGCCGCCCGTCATATGAATGGAGAGAACGGTATCGCCGCCCGCGCCCAGCCGGTCGTACGTTTCCACGAACACGCCGATGGAAGGCTGCGACGTTTTCGGGAGCTCGGGAGATTGTTTCATCCGCTCGATGAATTCGAGAGGCGTAATCGAGACGTTGTCTTGATACGTCTCTCCTTTGACGTATACGGAAAGCGGGATCACTTCGATCCGGTGCTGCTCGAGCAGTTCCTTAGGCAAATCCGTGGTAGAATCCGTGACGATCCGAATGCGGGCCATTAAGTTGTCTCTCCCTCTGTCGCTCACGCCTTGGCGCGCAGGAATCTTCTCTATATTACGCGATATTACGCGCCTGCGGAGAAAAAGTTCCGAGGAATCGTCTGCCACCTCCTATGGGCATCCTATCCACGCAAATATGGTGCCTGCAAACGGAGGAAGAGCGATGTTTTTCCTGTTTACCCACAACGATCTCGACGGCGTCAGCTGCGGCATTCTCGCGAGGCTCGCGTTCGGCGATAACGCGGAGGTTCGCTACAATTCCGTGGAAGGGTTGAACCGCGAGGTCGAGAGATTCCTGGAGCGCAAATCGAAAGGCAAAAGAAGAAAAGACGATTGCCTCATGATTACGGATCTGATGGTGAACGATGCCAACGCGGAGAGGCTGTCCGAATTCGTCCGGTCCGGCGCCAAAGTGAAACTGATCGACCATCACAAATCCGCGCTGGAGCTGAATCGATATGCTTGGGCGGACGTCACCGTCGCCTACGAAGACGGCCGGCTCGCGTCGGCGACTTCTTTGATGTATGACTACTTGCAACGCGAAGGATGGATTCGGGCGACGGAATCGTTAAACCAGTACGTGGAATGGGTCCGGCAATATGACACCTGGGAATGGGAGGCGCTGGGCAACCCGAAGGCCAAGCAGCTCAACGACCTGTTCTTCATGTGGTCAATCGATGAATTCGAGGACCAGATGCTGGAGCGGTTAAAGGCGGACGGCGGATTTGCGTTCACGGAATTCGAAGAAAAGCTGCTCGGCCTCGAGCAGGAGAAAATCGAACGCTACGTTCGACGGAAGAAGAGAGAGCTGGTGCAGACGTTCATCGCCGACCGATGCGTCGGCATCGTGCACGCCGAGCTGTACCATTCCGAGCTGTCGAGCGAATTGGGCCGGGAGAATGCCCATCTGGATTACATCGCGATCTTGAACATGGGCGGACGGAAAATGAGCCTCCGCACCATCCACGATAACGTGGACGTGTCCGAAATCGCCGGCGGTTTCGGAGGAGGCGGACATGCCAAGGCGTCCGGCTGCCCGTTGACCGAGGAGGCTTACGCCAGTTACGTCGACTCGGTGTTCGGAATCGATCCGGTCCGCCCCGATGCGCCGCGCAACCGTTTCAACTTGAAGGGCTCGGAATACGGCAACTTGTACGACAACCGGGAAGCCGAACAATTTTATTTGTTCACTTGCGGAGACCTGTGGCGGATCGACCGGAACGGGGAGACGCAAAACGAGACGTTTCCGACCTTCGAAGAGGCGGAAAGCTTCATCAAACGGGAATACCAAGCGTCGCTTGTGCGGGATGAGCTGTTCGTCAAATATTTGATGGAACATATGCTGATTACGAAAAAGGAGCTCGAACACGCGCTGGAGGATATCGTCAAGTGAATCCGGAAGAAATGCCGCAAGCTGCCCCTCGTGGGGCAGCTTGCTTATTTTTACCAATGTTTCGAGGCGGTTTCTTCGTGTATAAACAAGGAAGTGACCAAATTGAATAACACGCAGCAGGAGGTGTCCGAACATGGACAAGCCCAAGTCCTTTCAGTGGAAAGGGGAACCGATTGCCGCGGAACCAACGATAAGGCAAGTGCCGGCCGAACAACCCGCGAAGCGCCGGCGTCGGCCGC contains:
- the rpiA gene encoding ribose-5-phosphate isomerase RpiA, coding for MDDKKKRAGERAAAFVQGGMVVGLGTGSTAYWAILKLGERVREGLSIRGIPTSERSKELAERLGIPLTTFAEVEKIDLTIDGADEIDPRFNLIKGGGGALFREKMAAVNSDKVVIVADDSKRVAELGKFRVPIEVVPFGWEATARRIREIGGQTSLRMAEEKPFRTDNGNWILDGDFGAIREPAELHRQLKLTTGVVETGLFPEAADIVVWATDTDVEVLARSRTE
- a CDS encoding hemolysin family protein, producing MILKLVSVAVLILLTAVFVATEFAIVRIRPSRVDQMVLERKKNALAVQRLIGNLDGYLSACQLGITITALGLGWLGEPTVQSLLNPLFGRLGFGETAGHALSLGIAFAAITYFHVVLGELAPKTLAIQKAEQIAVLIAPIMIYFHRIMYPFIWLLNGSANGMVKLFGMKTASEHEEAHSEEEIRIILSESYEKGKINPTEFGYVDRIFNFDELLAREIMVPRTDIVVLYEHESLEEHLSVVREEPFTRFLVARESKDDIVGFINTKQFFLRYVADPAFDFRSIIQPVLTVPSATPVKKLLPRMQQERIHIALLLDEYGGTAGLVTIEDILEQIVGEIRDEFDADEKRPIEPLGGNRYLVEGVTPVEEVNRLLGARLKHDSVDSIGGWLYALQPELEKGMAWNHEELTFIVRERENHRIRKIEIVNRAAPAPDLRLVEQDPPRTH
- a CDS encoding anthranilate phosphoribosyltransferase; the protein is MIHLLKEVARGKRGARDLTYGESLEAAEKILSLEATPAQIGAFFIAERIKMESVEELEAFVAVCRKHTYRPPVQRGLDCAGPYDGRRKSFMATIPVSFVLAAAGLPVTLHGSASLPPKWGITLQDVFAAAGISADRLSKEDSLRAAERTGLLYVQAEDWCPPLKRLRPIREELGMRTVLNTAEKLIDYAHSPYLAFGVYHNTVFDRLGRLLTSLEYKKALIIQGAEGSEDLHIDRPTRTYLVENGEAHLRVIDPDAYGLETPVPESEWTAADQLRVAEEVLRGQSEAAYLHQTVLNAAVRLTLADKAESVEQGLYTAKAVLDSGDAFARYEEWKSTLLRP
- a CDS encoding ANTAR domain-containing response regulator, with protein sequence MRSLLVIHHEAAATETKESKPGSVLTSIGFQVTLADGEERAARGIAEADAAVLHLPVSRIKAWSEFLHQWKRMPLIWWCSAFSASASLDACEDDVVIDGILTPHMESHEIHWALQFAARAFFQREQWLEERKQLLARVEERKWIDQAKAILCEIKGINEAEAYDMLRKQAMNERKRMVDVATSIVKVYEILQESKPKGTKRK
- the nirB gene encoding nitrite reductase large subunit NirB; translated protein: MDNAKKLVMIGNGMAGVRTIEHLLKLAPGAYDITIIGAEPHPNYNRILLSSVLAGGADMKDIVINDWNWYEENRIRLLSGHTAIKIDTKSNTVTTSRGTVAEYDALILATGSNPFMLPLPGADKEGVIAFRDIRDCEIMMETSRKYKKAAVIGGGLLGLEAARGLLHLGMDVSVVHIHPYLMERQLDQAASKMLQKELEAQGMKFLLQKNSESIYGRGRVKGLRFTDGSELEADLIVMAVGIRPNVELAKSSGIDVNRGVVVNDFMETNVPGVYAVGECAEHRGIAYGLVAPLYEQGAVLAKRLAGVETAGYAGSVTSTKLKVSGVDVFSAGRYDEPSGTRAMRYQDEVEGVYKKIVLQDDKLVGAVLFGDTGDGAQLFSLIKSGESVKGKEKELLLGFAPGGSSAASPESRLEAMAGDEIVCGCNGVSKATIQDAILNKDCTSVSAIKACTKASASCGGCKPLVEGLLKVYGGDAAGAPVKEGICGCTTLSRDEIVAEIKRMELKSVKEVMHVLGWDNPEGCSKCRPSLNYYLGMLWPMEYKDEKESRFTNERYHANIQKDGTYSVVPRIYGGVTSPAELKKIAEVAEKFDVPMVKFTGGQRLDLLGVKKEDLPKMWEELDMPSGHAYGKALRTVKTCVGETFCRFGTQDSIGMGIRLEKEFERLNTPAKVKLAVSGCPRNCAEATIKDFGVVAIDGGWELHVGGNGGVHVRATDLLCVVKTQDEVVEWASAFLQHYRENAQWNERTSVWIERVGLDSVKKALENKEDREALYARIKTALSQTVDPWKEIVSERELRKNFESLPEPAQVQI
- the nirD gene encoding nitrite reductase small subunit NirD, which encodes MGKHLIGNISEIDPLGARTVRHGDKEIALFRLSDGEVLAVENKCPHKGGKLSEGMVCGGNVHCPLHDWKIDLRSGQVQKPDDGCVGTFELEIDRSNGSIYLKA
- a CDS encoding formate/nitrite transporter family protein, whose amino-acid sequence is MDYVKPNQALDEIVEAGAAKADMGKGRMFVRGVLGGAILACATTLAFTAAAQTKIPMAGALIFPVGFVIIILLGLELVTGSFALIPLAVLRKRTTPGKMLANFAWVSIGHLVGCAVYGALYGLTITKMGTDMSNPLIQTIISASEAKTVAYKHLGFDGMLLVIVKAMLCNWMVTLGAVIAFTSSSTIGKIAAMWLPILIFFGQGFEHAVVNMFVIPTGMMLGADVSFGDWWLWNQIPVLFGNLIGGALFTGLLLYLSHKDHKKAPEKAGAMFPPASPAEATQYNT
- a CDS encoding DegV family protein; the protein is MARIRIVTDSTTDLPKELLEQHRIEVIPLSVYVKGETYQDNVSITPLEFIERMKQSPELPKTSQPSIGVFVETYDRLGAGGDTVLSIHMTGGMSGTYATACAAAEMSASNVFVVDSQMISQALGFQVIEAARMAEQGLTIETIIQRLKQIQDRTSLLVVVETLENLVKGGRVGKAVGWLSSILSIKPIALLEKGVYTPLAKVRTTSQILRTLLERFEQDIAQKAVKGIGISHADNLPLAERLQQEIARLTNVPVSIRPATPVITTHTGAGAIGFMYYTE
- a CDS encoding DHH family phosphoesterase, with protein sequence MFFLFTHNDLDGVSCGILARLAFGDNAEVRYNSVEGLNREVERFLERKSKGKRRKDDCLMITDLMVNDANAERLSEFVRSGAKVKLIDHHKSALELNRYAWADVTVAYEDGRLASATSLMYDYLQREGWIRATESLNQYVEWVRQYDTWEWEALGNPKAKQLNDLFFMWSIDEFEDQMLERLKADGGFAFTEFEEKLLGLEQEKIERYVRRKKRELVQTFIADRCVGIVHAELYHSELSSELGRENAHLDYIAILNMGGRKMSLRTIHDNVDVSEIAGGFGGGGHAKASGCPLTEEAYASYVDSVFGIDPVRPDAPRNRFNLKGSEYGNLYDNREAEQFYLFTCGDLWRIDRNGETQNETFPTFEEAESFIKREYQASLVRDELFVKYLMEHMLITKKELEHALEDIVK